Genomic window (Opitutales bacterium):
GGCACCGACGGGTAACAGGGATAGCGAGTAATAGCTCCTCTCTTTTACGGTGATCGTTGTATATCCAGTGCAAAGAATTCCCCGTCCCCTCAATTAGGCCCAATCAATAACTCCCCTCTACATAGAAAGGGAAATTTTCTTGGATGTCGCTTAATCCGGTTCGGACAACCGCCTGGGTCAGACTGCGATACATGGGAGAGTTTTGATACGGATCGGCTTCATCTGGATACGCTGGATTAAAGCGTTCAGTATAGCGTTTGAGCCGTGCCTTCATATCTGCAACCACGTCCGTGTTCTCAGGCCAATCAATGAGATTCATGTGCTCATCGGGATCGGTATAAAAGTCGTAGATTTGGTCTGGATCCCAAAAATGCGGATGGGTCAACTGGCAGCGAGATACACTTTTACCGCCATGAACATTAATCGCCGGGCTCATACCGGTTTTCATGGCCTTCAAATCGTCTTCACCATAGCGCACGGTCAGATATTTCCATTTTGGTGTGCGGATGCCACGCTGGCTACCAAATTCAAAGTAAAGCTCATTGTGCACCTGCTCCTGCGAGCCTTCCAATGCGGAACGAATACTGGTCCCGTCCATGAGATAATCATCGGGAGGCGTGATGCCGACGAGATCCAACAATGTGGGGGCGAAATCGATATTTTGCACCAAGACATGAGAACGGTGTCCGGCATTATGCTGTGACGGTAATTTCCAGAGCTGAGGGACGTGGGTGCCATTACTATGGCAAGACCATTTCCCTTCTACCCCATGGTCGGCCGAGTAAATAATGATGGTATTATCATAGATGCCCATCTCTTTGAGCTTTTCGACCAGCGCACCGAAGGCATCATCGATCCAGAGCATTCCGACAGTGCGGTGAGAGACGGGTAATCCTTCTGCCTCTAGACGGTCGATGATACTTTGGCGACTTGGCTGCACTTCTGGGGCTTCGTCAAGCATGCCGGCGTAAGTCGCCTTCGGATCAAGGTCGAGGATACTTCGACCGTGATCCGGACCGTGGATGACGTTGGTCGCCATGGTCAAGTAGAAGGGCTGTTCGTCGCCTTCAAATTTATCGAGAATATTAAGAGCGCCAGAGGTGAGCCATTCTTGATTATGATTCCATGCCTTGCGCTGTTTGGTGCAGTCGATGTTGCCCCAGGTAAGCGACTCGGCCTCGTCCCATCCAATGCGGTGCATTTCGTCGACGAAGAGCCGCTGGTTTTTTTCATAACAGCATCCACTTCTGGACGGTGCGGATCGCCATCACCTGGCCATGGCTCACAACCCAACTGACCCAGGCCACGACCAAAATGCACTTTGCCGACAAAGCCAGTTTTGTAGCCGTTTTCTTTTAAAATCGTGGGTAGGCACGGATCACCCGGTTTAATTTTGGCATTAAATCCCACCTGGACTATAGCGTCGCTCGGATCGGACTCTTTTCCCCCAGGGGTAATGCCGCGATGCGCATATTTGCCCGTCTGGTAGGTGTAGCGACTCGGTGTACAAACGGGGGTAGCCACGTGTGCGTCGGTGAAACGCACACCATCCGCGGCGATCGCATCAAGGTTCGGTGTCAGCATCGCAGCACCATAACAGCCCAGATACTGGGTCGCGGTGTCGTCAGAAATTAAAAACAAGATGTTGGGTTTAGCTGGGTCTTTAGATGCCATACAAAAATTTACCAGTTTTTACAGAAATTCGTCTATAGACGATCTATACAATTTTGTGTCTTATCTCGATATTTATGCTCCAAACACTCACACCTTTTCCGATTCGCATACATCGAGCAGCCGTGCATGCAATCGATCGATCTTGGGGCGATTTCACGATGATCTACAGCTTTTGGAGAATATATGGTGTCGATCGGTTAGGAGCGTCTATTAGCCTGCCGACGGGGGTCGTGCCTCTCGAACCTGAAAATTTGTATATAATCCCGGCTCAGCTTGCATTTCACCCCGCCTCTATGGAGTCGATTTCCCTCACTTCCGTCCACTTTGACGTGGGTAACATAGCAGACGTGAGCGGGTCGTCGGTACTGCAGCGTATACACATTCTCAATGTCTCTCAGTTCCCAAAAGAGACGGTGAGCCAGATCACCACTTGCTGTGAAGCGGGGACCCGATCCATACAAGCCATGCAACGCCTCGGTGGACACATGCACCTTATCATGGCTGAGTGGTTTGAGTCTTTGAATGAATCTGAGAAGACAGCGGCGCTTCAACTCAGGGAACGCTCTTCACGCATCGGGCCTGCCATCGAGCTCATCCAAAACAACTACGCTCGTTGTATCTCCCTGGATGATATCGGAGCAACGCTGCATCTTTCGCCAGATCATACGGCACGGCTGTTCCGTGAAGCACTGGGCATAACACCGCATCGCTACCTAGAACACACGCGCCTGCGAACGGCCATCACCCTTCTGCTCGATAGCGATGCTTCTATCGATACTATCGCTGAGCAGACTGGATTTGGAAATAGGCACTACTTTTCTAGAGTATTCAAAAAACACTATGGCCATGGTC
Coding sequences:
- a CDS encoding helix-turn-helix transcriptional regulator: MLQTLTPFPIRIHRAAVHAIDRSWGDFTMIYSFWRIYGVDRLGASISLPTGVVPLEPENLYIIPAQLAFHPASMESISLTSVHFDVGNIADVSGSSVLQRIHILNVSQFPKETVSQITTCCEAGTRSIQAMQRLGGHMHLIMAEWFESLNESEKTAALQLRERSSRIGPAIELIQNNYARCISLDDIGATLHLSPDHTARLFREALGITPHRYLEHTRLRTAITLLLDSDASIDTIAEQTGFGNRHYFSRVFKKHYGHGPAKYRRRNRALI
- a CDS encoding sulfatase-like hydrolase/transferase, with product MHRIGWDEAESLTWGNIDCTKQRKAWNHNQEWLTSGALNILDKFEGDEQPFYLTMATNVIHGPDHGRSILDLDPKATYAGMLDEAPEVQPSRQSIIDRLEAEGLPVSHRTVGMLWIDDAFGALVEKLKEMGIYDNTIIIYSADHGVEGKWSCHSNGTHVPQLWKLPSQHNAGHRSHVLVQNIDFAPTLLDLVGITPPDDYLMDGTSIRSALEGSQEQVHNELYFEFGSQRGIRTPKWKYLTVRYGEDDLKAMKTGMSPAINVHGGKSVSRCQLTHPHFWDPDQIYDFYTDPDEHMNLIDWPENTDVVADMKARLKRYTERFNPAYPDEADPYQNSPMYRSLTQAVVRTGLSDIQENFPFYVEGSY